Proteins encoded within one genomic window of Amycolatopsis sp. 2-15:
- a CDS encoding serine/threonine-protein kinase: MVAGRYRLRSVLGSGSMGTVWSAYDEFLHRPVAVKEMKLPPGVPASQADELRERTLREARAIAVLSHPNVIILHDVARDNNEPFVVMELLPSRSLAHILRDHGPLSVEQAAAVGIAVAAALEAAHDAGITHRDVKPGNVLVAGDGRIKLTDFGIARNVSEATMTRTGIMLGSPAYIAPEVASGGAVTPAADLWGLGATLFAAVEGAPPYDADGDPLETVGKVVNGSVPKPKPGPLADVIAALMKKEPEKRISLREVRHRLYPLQGKTALDLFGPELFRTPDGKKTSAQLDATDTQVLETVAPTDKKSEASGALAADPGPLPFLRPGAAPAPAVAVPVASASPRRSPRASALLAVAAVVLFLIAGVGGFALARLISGQSLIPPAGSATSAGAGGTTAPPQNLKLVEQHGNASETANVSRDTAYVVSVPDGWQRFIAARTASIVGSSTVVQYVSPDGHQSLRIERFPSFFKKHDVSDYEASLRSGADDGAFIAKDATTAAGTELIYRTAERGGSGPVRDSGQSGADSSITRTTFALLKTSGDALWAVSLTVPSEIERDGATTWDKIEPTLSFPGEQ; the protein is encoded by the coding sequence GTGGTCGCCGGGCGCTACCGGCTGCGATCCGTGCTCGGTTCGGGGTCGATGGGCACGGTGTGGTCGGCCTACGACGAGTTTCTCCACCGGCCGGTGGCCGTCAAGGAGATGAAGCTGCCGCCGGGCGTGCCGGCGTCGCAGGCGGACGAGCTGCGTGAGCGGACGCTGCGCGAGGCGCGCGCGATCGCCGTGCTGTCCCATCCGAACGTGATCATCCTTCACGACGTCGCGCGCGACAACAACGAGCCGTTCGTGGTCATGGAGCTGCTGCCCTCGCGCAGCCTCGCGCACATCCTGCGCGACCACGGGCCGTTGAGCGTGGAGCAGGCGGCCGCCGTCGGCATCGCCGTCGCCGCCGCGCTCGAAGCGGCGCACGACGCGGGCATCACGCACCGCGACGTGAAGCCGGGCAACGTGCTCGTGGCCGGCGACGGGCGGATCAAGCTCACCGACTTCGGCATCGCGCGCAACGTTTCCGAAGCCACGATGACACGCACCGGGATCATGCTCGGCTCGCCCGCCTACATCGCCCCGGAGGTCGCCTCGGGCGGCGCGGTCACGCCGGCGGCCGACCTGTGGGGGCTCGGCGCGACGCTGTTCGCCGCCGTCGAGGGCGCCCCGCCGTACGACGCGGACGGCGATCCACTGGAGACAGTCGGCAAGGTCGTGAACGGCTCGGTGCCCAAGCCGAAGCCGGGCCCGCTGGCCGACGTGATCGCCGCGTTGATGAAGAAGGAGCCGGAGAAGCGGATCTCGCTGCGCGAGGTGCGCCACCGGCTGTACCCCTTGCAGGGCAAGACGGCGCTGGACCTGTTCGGACCGGAGCTGTTCCGCACGCCGGACGGCAAGAAGACTTCGGCGCAGCTCGACGCGACCGACACGCAGGTGCTGGAGACGGTGGCGCCGACCGACAAGAAGTCGGAGGCCAGTGGCGCGCTGGCGGCGGACCCGGGCCCGTTGCCGTTCCTGCGGCCGGGCGCGGCGCCGGCTCCTGCTGTCGCTGTGCCGGTTGCTTCCGCTTCGCCGCGACGCAGTCCGCGAGCGTCGGCGTTGCTGGCCGTGGCGGCGGTGGTGCTGTTCCTCATCGCCGGTGTCGGCGGGTTCGCGCTGGCGCGGCTGATCAGCGGGCAGTCGCTGATCCCGCCCGCCGGCAGCGCGACCTCCGCCGGCGCGGGCGGCACGACGGCGCCGCCGCAGAACCTGAAGCTGGTGGAGCAGCACGGCAATGCGAGCGAAACGGCCAATGTCTCGCGCGACACCGCATACGTCGTCTCGGTGCCCGACGGCTGGCAGCGCTTCATCGCCGCGCGGACCGCGAGCATCGTCGGCTCGTCCACGGTCGTGCAGTACGTCTCGCCGGACGGGCATCAGTCGCTGCGCATCGAACGCTTCCCGAGTTTCTTCAAGAAGCACGATGTTTCCGACTACGAGGCGAGCCTGCGGTCCGGGGCCGACGACGGCGCGTTCATCGCCAAGGATGCCACGACGGCCGCCGGGACCGAGCTGATCTACCGCACCGCGGAGCGCGGTGGTTCCGGACCGGTCCGGGATTCCGGGCAGAGCGGCGCCGACTCCTCGATCACCCGCACGACTTTCGCCCTGCTGAAGACCTCGGGCGATGCGCTGTGGGCCGTCTCGCTCACCGTGCCGTCGGAGATCGAGCGCGACGGCGCCACCA